The nucleotide sequence CGCACGCGAGCGGTCAGCGGGCGCCAGCGCTCACCGCCGACGACGCGGGCGACCTCGCTCGGGCACGTCGTGCCCTCGGGCCGGTGGCGCAGGAGCACGCGGGCGGTGGCGGCCATCCGCTCGGCGAGGCCGTCGTCGGAGGGCTCCTCCCACCAGGGCTCGCCGCGTTCGCCGAGCGCGACCTTGGCGTCCTGCACCCGGTGCCGCGCGGCGTCGCCCTCGGTGCGCACCGCGCGGCGGGCGGACATCAGCTCGGCGACGAGCTCGGCGCGCAGCCGGTCCGGGATGCCGGGGTCGCTCGCGCGCCAGCGGCGGCCGTCGACGACGACGTACCGCCCGTCGGGGGTGCGCTCGACGTCGTCACGCTCGGCGGCCATCCCGGCACGCTACGCGCCCGGGGGCCGGCCGCGGCCGGCGCGGCACGACGACGTCGGGGCGGCGAGGCGAGCTCAGGACGGCCCGGGGGCGTCAGCCCTCGGACACGGCACGGCGCCCCGGACGAGCAGGGAGTCCGGGGCGCCGCGGTCGTGAGGGGTCAGAAGCGGCCGTAGCCGCTGACCCCGGCGAAGATCGGACGCTCCGAGGTCGACTTGCCGGGCTTCGGCGAGTCGATCATCATCCCGTTGCCGGTGTAGATGCCGACGTGCCAGGCCGGGGAGCCGTAGAACACGAGGTCACCCGGCTGCGGGTTGCTGACCGGCGTGGCGGCGGACTGCTGCGCCGCCGCGGTGCGCGGGAGCGAGACGCCGGCCTTGGCGAAGACGTACGAGGTGAAGCCCGAGCAGTCGAACCCGGCGGTGGTCGTGCCGCCGTAGACGTACGGGATGCCCAGGAGCGTGCGGGCGATGTTGACGACCCCGCTCGCGGACTGGGCGACGTTCGAGACGGCGACGCGCTGCGAGGAGCGGCTGGCCGAGCCCTCGGAGCGGGCCGAGACGGCCGCGGCGACCGGGGCGTCGGCGACGACCACCGGCTTGGGCTTCGGCTTCGGCTTGGGCTTCGCGACGGCCTTGACCCCGGCGACACCGAAGGTCGCGGTGGGCTTGGCGGTCGGCGCGGCGACGGTGGGGGCGACGACGGCCGGGGCGGCGGCCGCGGCGCGCAGCGAGGCGGGCGCGGCGACGGTCGTCGTGGAGTGGGTGGTCGCGGCCTCGGTGCGCGCGGTGGCCGCGTGGGCCGGGAGCGCAAAGGTGGCGACGAGACCACCGGAGGCGGCGAGGACGGCGGAGGCGCGGGCCCCGGTCTCACCGGCGGCCCTGACGATGCTCGACAGCTCGGAGACGGGGTTGTAGCGCGCGGGCTGGCGATGCCGGCCGTGGATGTGCTCGGACACGGAAGAACCTCTCAGGTGCCTACGAGGTGAGCTGTCGGGTTCGGGCTGAGGTTGCCCGGCCGTCGGGGTCCTGGTGGACCTCGCCGGCTTCACCCCAAGGCGCCTCGACCGGGGTCGTGACGCCGCAAGTGGTTCCCCCGCTCCTGCCAGCGGTTCGTGAGAGTCAATCCGTCGACGGGGGCAGGACTCGGCGGGCCCGTCGGGGAGGTCGTCGTCCGGGTCGGCGACCGCGTCGACCATAACAGCGGTCACGAGAAGGTCACAAAAAGGTGACGGAGCGTCCTCTCAGGCAGTTCTTGGGCGGCGCAACTGCCGATGACAACGATGTCGAGCCGCGTGCGCCACGGAAAGCGCGACGGCGCCCCCGGCCGAGGCCGGGAACGCCGTGTGCGGGGTGCGGGCGTCGGTCAGTAGTTGACCGTCACGTGCACGTGGTCCATGTGGTTCTGGGTCGGCGAGCCGCGGTCCTCCATGAGGCTCCAGCCCTCGCCCGGCGCCCAGTAGCGCTGCTGCCAGATGAGGTACTTGACGTTGAACTCGCTGACGTGGGCCTGGACGTAGGCGGCGATCGCGTCGCCCTGCGCCCCGCTCGTCATGAAGTCGATCGCCTGGCCGGTGCCGTGCTCGTCCGCGGTGGCGCGACGGCCACCGATGACCGAGGGGCTGAGCGCGGCGTCGACGGCGGAGCACAGGCGCACCGCGTCCGGGATGAGCCCGATGTTCGTGCACTTCGAGGACATCGCGCCGTTCCACGAGCCGGCGGCCGGGGCCTGCGCGGTGGAGGCGCCACCGGCGGCGTCGGCGACCGGGGCGGGCTTGGGCTTCGGCTTGGGCTTCGGCTTGGCGACCGCCTTGACACCGGCGACCCCGAGCGCGTCGGGCCGCACCGGGGCGGCGCCGGCCGGGGCCACGGCGGCCGGAGCGGCCTCGCGGCGCTCGGAGCGGGCAGCACGGGCCTCGGAGGAGCGGTCGGCGACGGCGGCGGCGACCCCGGCCGGGGCGGCCGCGACGGCCGCGGTCGGCTCGGTCTCGGCGTCGGCGAGCTCGGCGGGGACGGTCAGCGCGACGGCCGCTCCGCCGACGACGCAGAGGCCGGCGGCGGACTTGACGGCCCACGAGGCACCGCGGCCGGCGAGGCCGTCGGGGAGGCGCTTGACGCGGCCGGGGGCACGGCGTCGACCGGGGACACGAGAGGGTGAGGACACAGCAGATCTACTTCCGGGGTGGGTACGGCTCAGCGGCCACCGTACGGCAGAGGTCGGAGGAAGTCACGTTTCGGTAACGGGGAGGGGCCGCTCGGCGGGCCGGCGGAGGGGCCGTCCGGTCACACCGCGGCGACGAAGACGTGACCCGCGATGTCGACGGGCAGCGACACCCCCGTGGCCTCCTCCGCGCCCTCGCGGAAGACGACGACGCGCACGCCGTCGCGGCGCACCCGCGCCGGCTGGCCGGGGAGCAGGCCGGCGCTCGTGAGCAGGGCCAACGCCTCGTGGTCGACCTGGACCGGCTCTCCGATCCGGCGCACGACGACCGAGCAGGTCTCCTCCGTCGCGACCTCGTCGAGGGTCGTCAGGCCGGAGCGGAAGTCGACGACCTCGCCGACCTCGCCGAGCTCGTCGAGCCCGGGGATCGGGTTGCCGTAGGGCGACTCGAGGTGGTCGGGGAGGATCGCGAGGATCTTGCGCTCGACGCGGTCGGACATCACGTGCTCCCACCGGCACGCCTCGTCGTGGACGTACTCCCACTCCAGGCCGATGACGTCGACGAGGAGGCGCTCGGCGATGCGGTGCTTGCGCATGACGCGGGTCGCGAGCCGACGCCCCTCGTCGCTCAGCTCGAGGTGGCGGTCGCCGGCGACGGCGAGGAGGCCGTCGCGCTCCATCCGGGCGACGGTCTGCGACACCGTCGGACCGGAGTGGCCGAGCCGCTCGGCGATGCGGGCACGCAGGGGCGTGATGCCCTCCTCCTCGAGCTCGAAGATGGTGCGGAGGTACATCTCCGTGGTGTCGATGAGGTCGGTCACGCAGGCAAGCCTAATCCGACCGGCCGACGGCCCCTCCCCCTCGGCCCGCGCCCCGGCCCGCCGCCCCTCCCGCGAACGTGGGTGAAGAACGTCGGCACACCGCTCTTCCTCACCCACGTTCGCGGCACGGCGGACGAGGGGCGTCAGCGCTCGGGCTCGTAGCGCGGCAGCCAGCGCAGGAGCCACGCTCCCCCGGCGACCGTGAGCACCCCGACCGTCACGCTCGCGGCGCCGATGGACGCGACGGCCGCGAGCGCCCCGACGACGATCGAGGCCCCGTTGTGCCCGACGAGCGAGAGCAGCCGCCAGAGGCCGAGGAAGGGCGCGCGGCCCTGCTCGGGCGCCGCGTCCGCCCCGAGCGTCATGACGATGCCCGACCCGAGTCCGTTGCCGACCGCCATGACGACGGCGACCGCTCCGACGCCGACGAGCGTGCTCGTCAGGGGCAGCACGAGCAGCCCGATCCCGAGCAGGACGGTGACGGGCAGGGCGACCCAGATGCGCCCGCGGCGGTCCATCAGCGAGCCCGCCGGGTAGAAGAGCAGCACCTCGACGAGGCCGGCGACGCCGAAGAGGAGCGAGGTCTGGGCGGCGGTGAGGC is from Arthrobacter sp. NEB 688 and encodes:
- a CDS encoding C40 family peptidase produces the protein MSEHIHGRHRQPARYNPVSELSSIVRAAGETGARASAVLAASGGLVATFALPAHAATARTEAATTHSTTTVAAPASLRAAAAAPAVVAPTVAAPTAKPTATFGVAGVKAVAKPKPKPKPKPVVVADAPVAAAVSARSEGSASRSSQRVAVSNVAQSASGVVNIARTLLGIPYVYGGTTTAGFDCSGFTSYVFAKAGVSLPRTAAAQQSAATPVSNPQPGDLVFYGSPAWHVGIYTGNGMMIDSPKPGKSTSERPIFAGVSGYGRF
- a CDS encoding metal-dependent transcriptional regulator, which gives rise to MTDLIDTTEMYLRTIFELEEEGITPLRARIAERLGHSGPTVSQTVARMERDGLLAVAGDRHLELSDEGRRLATRVMRKHRIAERLLVDVIGLEWEYVHDEACRWEHVMSDRVERKILAILPDHLESPYGNPIPGLDELGEVGEVVDFRSGLTTLDEVATEETCSVVVRRIGEPVQVDHEALALLTSAGLLPGQPARVRRDGVRVVVFREGAEEATGVSLPVDIAGHVFVAAV
- a CDS encoding DUF3253 domain-containing protein, which produces MAAERDDVERTPDGRYVVVDGRRWRASDPGIPDRLRAELVAELMSARRAVRTEGDAARHRVQDAKVALGERGEPWWEEPSDDGLAERMAATARVLLRHRPEGTTCPSEVARVVGGERWRPLTARVRALAHDRAGELEVLQRGAAVERDATGPVRIGRGSRFPG